In Kineococcus endophyticus, the following proteins share a genomic window:
- a CDS encoding helix-turn-helix transcriptional regulator, giving the protein MKRAERQYALVDLLRGARRPVSVARLAREFGVSTRTVERDVASLQVAWVPLYADHGAAGGYSILREYSLPPLNLTAAESLAVLAGLGLLDSSPYQSAARRARAKIEAVLPDEHRASVQQVLGSVRVIDTSAAADPDVPLALLSDVIAARRVVRIAYAGGEEGGSASPVETVRDVECTGLLRGGDAWLLVGWCRLRQGIRGFRIEAIRRLDVLDEVAPPRDPALLEADQARWATRSLG; this is encoded by the coding sequence GTGAAACGCGCCGAACGGCAGTACGCGCTCGTGGACCTGCTGCGGGGAGCGCGGCGTCCGGTGTCCGTGGCGCGGCTCGCCCGGGAGTTCGGGGTCTCGACGCGGACCGTCGAACGTGACGTCGCCTCCCTCCAGGTGGCCTGGGTCCCCCTCTACGCCGACCACGGGGCCGCGGGCGGGTACTCGATCCTGCGGGAGTACTCGCTGCCGCCCCTGAACCTCACCGCGGCCGAGTCCCTGGCGGTGCTCGCCGGTCTGGGCCTGCTCGACTCCTCGCCGTACCAGAGCGCCGCCCGCCGGGCCCGCGCCAAGATCGAGGCCGTCCTGCCGGACGAGCACCGCGCGTCCGTCCAGCAGGTCCTCGGCTCGGTACGGGTCATCGACACCTCCGCCGCGGCGGACCCCGACGTCCCGCTGGCGCTGCTGTCCGATGTCATCGCCGCCCGCCGCGTCGTCCGGATCGCCTACGCCGGAGGCGAGGAGGGCGGCAGCGCCTCTCCCGTGGAGACGGTGCGCGACGTCGAGTGCACGGGTCTCCTGCGCGGCGGCGACGCCTGGTTGCTCGTCGGCTGGTGCCGCCTGCGCCAGGGGATCCGGGGTTTCCGCATCGAGGCGATCCGGCGGCTGGACGTCCTCGACGAGGTCGCGCCGCCGCGCGATCCCGCGTTGCTGGAGGCGGACCAGGCGAGGTGGGCGACGCGGTCGCTCGGCTGA
- a CDS encoding nuclear transport factor 2 family protein — MTLNNGNTGNTGNTTTDLTARQALDQWLTMWNGDRDLALSLCADDFRIHFAVTEPDGSTPADDIRSAEDFARYLQWWHGQHPGVVFTSVADAIDGDHGRLLWDMQAGDLLVGGVDVFDFAADGRVRRVWSVGGQRSMRS; from the coding sequence ATGACCTTGAACAACGGGAACACCGGGAACACCGGGAACACCACGACCGACCTCACGGCCCGGCAGGCCCTCGACCAGTGGCTCACGATGTGGAACGGCGACCGCGACCTCGCGCTCAGCCTCTGCGCCGACGACTTCCGCATCCACTTCGCCGTGACCGAACCCGACGGGTCCACCCCCGCCGACGACATCCGTTCCGCCGAGGACTTCGCCCGCTACCTGCAGTGGTGGCACGGACAGCACCCCGGCGTCGTCTTCACGTCCGTCGCCGACGCGATCGACGGCGACCACGGCCGGCTGCTGTGGGACATGCAGGCCGGTGACCTGCTCGTGGGTGGAGTGGACGTGTTCGACTTCGCCGCGGACGGGCGCGTCCGCCGGGTCTGGTCCGTCGGCGGGCAGCGCAGCATGCGGAGCTGA
- a CDS encoding ester cyclase: protein MGPSRADLLDVYERYLACCNDRRHGELGEFVAADVTGSGPVDGLAAYVEGVAAITTGFPDYRWEPQQVLVDGDAVAVRLRGRGTHRGTFAGIPATGRAVDVQELVVYRFRDGRIVECWGDLFPVLRDALAD, encoded by the coding sequence GTGGGTCCTTCGCGCGCTGATCTCCTCGACGTCTACGAGCGGTACCTCGCGTGCTGCAACGACCGCCGCCACGGCGAGCTCGGCGAGTTCGTCGCCGCCGACGTGACGGGCTCCGGCCCCGTCGACGGTCTCGCCGCCTACGTCGAGGGCGTCGCGGCCATCACCACCGGGTTCCCCGACTACCGCTGGGAACCGCAGCAGGTCCTCGTCGACGGGGACGCCGTCGCGGTCCGGTTGCGGGGCCGCGGGACGCACCGCGGGACGTTCGCCGGGATCCCCGCCACGGGACGGGCGGTCGACGTGCAGGAACTCGTCGTCTACCGGTTCCGGGACGGGCGGATCGTCGAGTGCTGGGGCGACCTGTTCCCCGTGCTGCGGGACGCCCTCGCGGACTGA
- a CDS encoding GNAT family N-acetyltransferase, protein MIVRPEEPRDHAAVAAVHRAAFGPEGGTVAAVVEGLRPGRPESLVAEVDGAVVGHVMTGRNLLDAPPRLVDVGVLSPLGVLPEFQRRGVGTALVAAAREAAARRGWPALFLEGDPAYYAGRGFRAAGELGFRRPSLRIPPAAFQVVLLDDWEGWMTGTLVYDRVFWDLDAVGLRQG, encoded by the coding sequence GTGATCGTCCGACCCGAGGAACCCCGTGACCACGCCGCCGTGGCCGCCGTGCACCGCGCCGCGTTCGGGCCGGAGGGCGGGACGGTCGCGGCCGTCGTCGAGGGGTTGCGGCCGGGGCGGCCGGAGTCGCTCGTCGCGGAGGTCGACGGGGCCGTCGTCGGGCACGTGATGACCGGCCGGAACCTGCTCGACGCCCCGCCGCGGCTCGTCGACGTGGGAGTGCTGTCGCCGCTGGGTGTCCTGCCGGAGTTCCAGCGCCGGGGCGTCGGGACGGCCCTCGTCGCCGCGGCGCGGGAGGCAGCCGCCAGGCGCGGCTGGCCGGCGTTGTTCCTCGAGGGAGACCCCGCCTACTACGCGGGCAGGGGTTTCCGCGCAGCCGGCGAGCTGGGGTTCCGCCGTCCCTCGCTGCGCATCCCGCCCGCGGCCTTCCAGGTCGTCCTGCTGGACGACTGGGAGGGCTGGATGACGGGGACCCTCGTCTACGACCGGGTGTTCTGGGACCTCGACGCGGTCGGCCTGCGCCAGGGGTGA
- a CDS encoding GGDEF domain-containing protein — protein MAAPRAAGWVADLAWPPGVALVIAALGLFARWAGLDVHLVPAVVGGFLLGVQGAPRMRVHTDNRGATSWGPWPLVVSCVLIGTVLTSLGLGVVVPGACATAGVYGVLTVPTTRRLLETIACIVGCSGLAFGVQALGWVGGIVGVLPGLLIGTALLCFFFPVLNNVVEFSRRAQATADALEAERREHVEVLERAAAHDTLTGLLGRRGLEEPLARAAAAATPAAMTAVLYLDLDGFKAVNDTHGHGAGDELLTVVASRLSRGRRAGDVVARTGGDEFVIVLTGLTDASQATAVAAGLRRDLEQDVVLGDGTVVSVGASTGVAVASHPCDPDELLSEADEAMYAEKRRTTRSA, from the coding sequence GTGGCTGCACCGCGGGCCGCGGGGTGGGTGGCCGACCTGGCCTGGCCTCCGGGCGTCGCCCTCGTCATCGCCGCGCTGGGCCTGTTCGCCCGGTGGGCCGGCCTCGACGTCCACCTCGTCCCCGCCGTGGTCGGCGGTTTCCTGCTCGGCGTCCAGGGCGCGCCGCGGATGCGCGTCCACACCGACAACCGGGGTGCGACCTCGTGGGGGCCGTGGCCGCTGGTCGTCTCCTGCGTCCTCATCGGGACGGTCCTCACCTCCCTCGGCCTCGGCGTCGTCGTCCCCGGGGCTTGCGCCACGGCCGGCGTCTACGGGGTCCTCACGGTGCCGACGACCCGGCGGTTGCTGGAGACCATTGCGTGCATCGTGGGCTGCTCCGGCCTCGCCTTCGGGGTGCAGGCGCTCGGCTGGGTCGGCGGCATCGTGGGAGTACTGCCGGGTCTGCTCATCGGGACCGCCCTGCTCTGCTTCTTCTTCCCCGTCCTCAACAACGTCGTGGAGTTCTCCCGGCGCGCGCAGGCGACCGCGGACGCGCTCGAAGCAGAACGACGTGAGCACGTCGAGGTGCTGGAGCGCGCGGCCGCCCACGACACGCTCACGGGACTGCTCGGCCGCCGCGGCCTGGAAGAACCCCTCGCCCGGGCGGCGGCCGCCGCCACCCCGGCCGCGATGACGGCCGTCCTCTACCTCGACCTCGACGGTTTCAAGGCGGTCAACGACACCCACGGCCACGGCGCGGGCGACGAACTCCTGACGGTCGTCGCGTCGCGGTTGTCCCGCGGACGGCGGGCGGGCGACGTCGTCGCCCGCACCGGCGGCGACGAGTTCGTCATCGTCCTCACCGGGCTGACCGACGCTTCGCAGGCGACCGCGGTGGCCGCCGGGTTGCGACGAGACCTCGAGCAGGACGTCGTCCTCGGCGACGGCACGGTCGTGTCCGTCGGGGCCAGCACCGGTGTCGCGGTCGCCTCGCACCCCTGCGACCCCGACGAGCTGCTGTCCGAGGCGGATGAGGCGATGTACGCGGAGAAGCGGCGCACGACCCGCAGCGCCTGA
- a CDS encoding GGDEF domain-containing protein, with protein sequence MEGTRRADGESRVARRRRLLDSFSARNPRSARTWAVVALMVTILTNVATGAVNARGVPVPELCGAGVLAALSVVLLRRPPDRVGPLIVLAPLVGVLTVVWLDLVTRDATLTGQVFFIVPVVWAAAQLRVGGVALVTAATTAGEAVVVWTLLEPQQAVTDFAYMTVLFLLISGVLTRAQAVQERLVERLRQQASIDPLTGLWTRRVLDTATARAVEHRVAEASLVLIDLDRFKTINDTYGHLGGDAALTHVASLLTGRCREADLVARMGGDELAVLMLDCPRDTAARRAQQFVDAVRTTPLQLPDGALVPLSISAGLATLSPTATRAEDLYASADAALYVAKRAGRGRLSAA encoded by the coding sequence GTGGAGGGAACCCGACGGGCCGACGGCGAGAGCCGCGTGGCCCGTCGACGTCGCCTGCTCGACTCCTTCAGCGCCCGCAACCCGCGGTCCGCCCGCACCTGGGCCGTCGTGGCCCTCATGGTGACGATCCTGACCAACGTCGCCACGGGTGCGGTGAACGCCCGCGGGGTCCCGGTGCCGGAGCTGTGCGGCGCCGGCGTCCTGGCCGCGCTGTCCGTCGTGCTGCTGCGCAGACCGCCCGACCGCGTGGGCCCGCTGATCGTCCTGGCGCCCCTGGTGGGGGTCCTCACCGTGGTCTGGTTGGACCTCGTCACTCGGGACGCGACCCTCACCGGCCAGGTGTTCTTCATCGTGCCGGTGGTGTGGGCCGCCGCCCAGTTGCGCGTCGGCGGCGTCGCGCTGGTGACGGCCGCGACGACGGCGGGGGAGGCCGTCGTCGTGTGGACGCTGCTGGAACCGCAGCAGGCCGTCACCGACTTCGCCTACATGACGGTCCTGTTCCTGCTCATCAGCGGCGTGCTCACCCGGGCCCAGGCCGTGCAGGAGCGCCTCGTGGAACGGTTGCGGCAGCAGGCGAGCATCGACCCGCTGACGGGTCTGTGGACCCGGCGGGTGCTGGACACGGCGACCGCGCGGGCCGTGGAGCACCGGGTCGCCGAGGCCTCCCTCGTGCTCATCGACCTCGACCGGTTCAAGACCATCAACGACACCTACGGGCACCTCGGCGGTGACGCCGCCCTGACCCACGTCGCCTCCCTGCTGACCGGGCGTTGCCGCGAGGCGGACCTCGTGGCGCGCATGGGCGGGGACGAGCTGGCCGTCCTCATGCTCGACTGCCCGCGCGACACCGCGGCCCGCCGCGCCCAGCAGTTCGTCGACGCGGTGCGGACCACCCCGCTGCAGCTGCCGGACGGTGCCCTCGTCCCGCTGTCCATCAGCGCCGGTCTCGCGACGTTGTCGCCGACCGCCACGCGCGCCGAAGACCTCTACGCCAGCGCGGACGCCGCCCTCTACGTCGCGAAGCGGGCCGGCCGCGGCCGGTTGTCGGCGGCCTGA
- a CDS encoding DMT family transporter — protein MSTSSHSGVLRGAALVVVWSSGFLSAELGAAHAAPGTLLAWRCLVTAVVLAPWLPVACRLLDRRDWVRQAVVGVLCQALYLTGVVHAAAAGVPAGTSALVASLQPALVLVAAALAAGRRLTRTQAGGLLLGTAGVALTAVADLGSGTALVAMALPFGAMLALTAGTLLQERWSRPPGSSVPLMPGLAVQALVTAGFAVGSAAPAGHLVPPVAPGFWVAVGWGVVAGISSYALYYVVTARDGADRASTLLYLTPAVTTLWAVPTLGRTPPALTLLGLVVSGAAVALLQHSHRCSERVRVASSG, from the coding sequence GTGTCCACCTCCTCGCACTCCGGGGTCCTCCGCGGAGCCGCCCTGGTCGTCGTCTGGAGCTCGGGGTTCCTCAGCGCCGAGCTCGGCGCCGCGCACGCGGCCCCCGGCACGCTCCTGGCCTGGCGCTGCCTGGTGACCGCCGTCGTCCTCGCCCCGTGGCTGCCCGTGGCCTGCCGGCTGCTGGACCGCCGCGACTGGGTGCGGCAGGCCGTCGTGGGGGTGCTGTGCCAGGCGCTGTACCTCACCGGCGTCGTGCACGCGGCCGCCGCGGGCGTCCCCGCCGGCACGTCCGCACTCGTGGCCTCCCTGCAGCCGGCGCTCGTCCTCGTCGCCGCGGCGCTCGCGGCCGGACGGCGGCTGACGAGGACCCAGGCCGGCGGTCTCTTGCTGGGCACGGCGGGCGTCGCGCTGACGGCCGTGGCCGACCTCGGGTCCGGCACCGCGCTCGTCGCGATGGCCCTTCCGTTCGGCGCGATGCTCGCCCTGACCGCCGGGACGCTGCTGCAGGAGCGGTGGTCCCGGCCCCCGGGCAGCAGCGTCCCCCTCATGCCCGGCCTGGCCGTGCAGGCGCTCGTCACCGCGGGCTTCGCGGTGGGGTCCGCGGCTCCCGCCGGCCACCTGGTGCCGCCGGTGGCGCCCGGGTTCTGGGTCGCCGTCGGGTGGGGTGTGGTCGCCGGGATCAGCAGCTACGCCCTCTACTACGTCGTCACCGCGCGCGACGGCGCGGACCGGGCCAGCACGCTCCTCTACCTGACGCCGGCGGTGACGACCCTGTGGGCCGTCCCGACCCTGGGCCGGACGCCGCCGGCCCTCACGCTGCTCGGGCTCGTCGTCAGCGGTGCCGCGGTCGCGTTGTTGCAGCACTCCCACCGTTGCTCCGAGCGGGTTCGTGTGGCGTCCAGCGGTTGA
- a CDS encoding TetR/AcrR family transcriptional regulator — translation MPVPTVLDDVTPSALRPVLAPLPALTEAGDRLLTAASQLFYDRGVRAVGVDLIADTAGTTKKTLYDRFGSKDALVALYLLRRAHRWREHLAARLTEGGRHPVLTVFTALETWMGTQHRGCAFVNAYAELGGGPGAQDHPAVAVVRSEKAWMRALFDDLTGEAELGGRVHLVYEGALVLRTAGGDPDAIAAGRDAAAALLAGRSDPPQRLSPA, via the coding sequence GTGCCCGTCCCCACCGTTCTCGACGACGTGACGCCGTCGGCCCTGCGCCCGGTGCTCGCGCCCCTGCCCGCACTGACCGAGGCGGGCGACCGGCTGCTCACGGCGGCCTCCCAGCTCTTCTACGACCGCGGCGTCCGGGCCGTCGGCGTCGACCTGATCGCCGACACCGCCGGGACGACGAAGAAGACGCTCTACGACCGGTTCGGCTCCAAGGACGCCCTCGTCGCGCTGTACCTGCTGCGCCGGGCGCACCGCTGGCGCGAGCACCTCGCCGCCCGGCTGACCGAGGGCGGGCGGCACCCGGTGCTGACGGTGTTCACGGCCCTGGAGACGTGGATGGGCACGCAGCACCGGGGCTGCGCCTTCGTCAACGCCTACGCCGAACTCGGTGGTGGGCCGGGCGCGCAGGACCACCCGGCCGTCGCGGTGGTCCGGTCCGAGAAGGCGTGGATGCGGGCCCTGTTCGACGACCTGACGGGCGAGGCGGAGCTGGGCGGTCGCGTGCACCTCGTCTACGAGGGGGCTCTGGTGCTGCGCACCGCGGGCGGCGACCCGGACGCGATCGCCGCCGGCCGGGACGCCGCGGCGGCGCTGCTGGCCGGAAGGTCCGACCCGCCGCAGCGGTTGTCCCCGGCATGA
- a CDS encoding DUF427 domain-containing protein, producing the protein MSTREHLEPGPDHPITVTPTDGEVVVRVGDTVVARTTSALTLQEADYPSVQYVPLADVDPDALQPSDTRTWCPYKGEASYWSLTANGTDLADSVWGYPDASPAVGRIAGHVAFYPDRVSVTVG; encoded by the coding sequence ATGAGCACCCGCGAGCACCTGGAACCCGGCCCGGACCACCCGATCACCGTCACGCCGACCGACGGGGAGGTCGTCGTCCGCGTCGGCGACACCGTCGTGGCCCGCACGACGTCGGCCCTGACGCTGCAGGAGGCCGACTACCCGTCGGTGCAGTACGTCCCCCTCGCCGACGTCGACCCGGACGCGCTGCAGCCCAGCGACACCCGCACCTGGTGCCCCTACAAGGGCGAGGCGTCGTACTGGTCGCTGACCGCGAACGGCACGGACCTGGCCGACAGCGTGTGGGGGTACCCGGACGCCTCGCCCGCGGTCGGGCGGATCGCCGGCCACGTCGCCTTCTACCCCGACCGGGTGTCCGTCACCGTCGGGTGA
- a CDS encoding HepT-like ribonuclease domain-containing protein: protein MSRPARQRLLDVLAALDAIEAHTRRGDLSDGLVFDAVRVRLIEIGEAVKAVPEEVLAQEPDLPWSEIARMRDLLAHRYFDTTHSIVTATVTQDLPELRRAAERLLEDAGE from the coding sequence GTGAGCCGGCCCGCCCGCCAGCGCCTGCTGGACGTCCTGGCGGCTCTGGACGCCATCGAGGCCCACACCCGCCGCGGCGACCTGTCCGACGGCCTCGTCTTCGACGCGGTCCGAGTGCGGCTGATCGAGATCGGGGAGGCGGTCAAGGCCGTCCCCGAGGAGGTGCTGGCCCAGGAGCCGGACCTGCCCTGGTCGGAGATCGCCCGCATGCGCGACCTCCTCGCCCACCGCTACTTCGACACCACCCACTCCATCGTGACCGCCACCGTCACCCAGGACCTGCCCGAGCTCCGGCGCGCCGCCGAACGTCTCCTGGAGGACGCCGGCGAATGA
- a CDS encoding nucleotidyltransferase domain-containing protein, whose translation MPIVESAQVLLKEARARAGLTQTQLGQRAGVTQSVISAYESGQRQPSVPVLLHLLRASGHLLEASLVAADSPLNAPLSGPLGRRLRRNRRKVTAIAAAHGVHHVRVFGSTARGTERPDSDVDLLVDVPAGTGLFALGRLRRELEHLLGVPVDLVPDDGLKPGVRANVEADLVLL comes from the coding sequence GTGCCCATCGTCGAGTCCGCCCAGGTGCTGCTGAAGGAAGCGCGCGCTCGTGCGGGGCTGACCCAGACGCAGCTGGGTCAGCGCGCTGGAGTGACCCAGAGCGTCATCAGCGCCTACGAGTCCGGGCAGCGCCAACCCTCCGTGCCCGTCCTGCTGCACCTGCTGCGCGCCAGCGGTCACCTGCTCGAGGCCTCACTGGTCGCCGCCGACTCCCCGTTGAACGCCCCGCTGTCCGGGCCCCTGGGTCGGCGTCTGCGACGGAACCGACGCAAGGTCACGGCGATTGCCGCCGCTCACGGCGTGCACCACGTGCGGGTCTTCGGCAGCACCGCCCGAGGTACCGAACGTCCCGATTCCGACGTCGACCTGCTCGTGGACGTCCCGGCCGGGACGGGGCTGTTCGCGCTGGGCCGCCTGCGCCGTGAACTCGAACACCTCCTCGGCGTCCCCGTCGACCTGGTCCCCGACGACGGGCTCAAACCCGGCGTGAGGGCGAACGTGGAAGCGGACCTGGTGCTCCTGTGA
- a CDS encoding glycoside hydrolase family 15 protein, protein MAKIEDYALIGDLHTAALVDRTGSIDWLCFPRFDSPACFAALLDTPDAGRWRLGPSGGARSTRRRYRGSSLVLETEWDTPDGTVRVTDFMPPRGNHPDVIRVVEGLEGEVRMTSELTLRFDYGSIVPWVRRRGDELEAVAGPDSVWFWTTAPVEGRDLSSVSDFVVREGERVPFVLTWGRSHEKAPHRPDPFHALEDTLEFWRDWNRAETVEGHWEEAVTRSLVVLKAMTYAPTGGIVAAVTTSLPEELGGTRNWDYRYCWLRDATYTLQAMLLSGHLEEAGAWREWLLRTVAGDPGDLQIMYALDGTRRLPEMELSWLKGYEGSSPVRIGNEAAGQLQLDVWGEVLDSLFLARQAGLEKEDDSWNLQKALMHHLEARWQEPDNGLWEMRGDRRHFTHSKVMAWVAADRMVRSVEEFGLPGPVQRWRRVREEIRADVLANGVSPTTGTFTQSYGSDNLDASLLLIPRVGFLPFDDPRVVATVEAIQRDLTQDGFVLRYRTEESSDGLPGSEGVFLACSFWMVDALHGIGRSDEARALFERLLSLRNDVGLLAEEYDPVSRRQLGNFPQAFSHFPLVVAAHHLTSGGGERSDDADGHEVQEG, encoded by the coding sequence GTGGCCAAGATCGAGGACTACGCGCTCATCGGTGACCTCCACACCGCGGCGCTCGTCGACCGCACGGGGTCCATCGACTGGCTGTGCTTCCCCCGCTTCGACTCACCCGCGTGCTTCGCGGCCCTGCTCGACACCCCGGACGCCGGACGCTGGCGGCTCGGCCCGAGCGGGGGCGCCCGCAGCACCCGCCGTCGCTACCGGGGCTCCTCGCTGGTCCTGGAGACCGAGTGGGACACCCCCGACGGCACCGTCCGCGTCACCGACTTCATGCCGCCGCGCGGCAACCACCCCGACGTGATCCGCGTCGTCGAGGGCCTCGAGGGCGAGGTCCGCATGACCTCCGAGCTGACCCTGCGCTTCGACTACGGCTCGATCGTGCCGTGGGTGCGCCGCCGCGGTGATGAGCTGGAGGCCGTCGCCGGCCCGGACTCGGTGTGGTTCTGGACCACCGCCCCGGTCGAGGGCCGCGACCTCAGCTCCGTGTCCGACTTCGTCGTCCGCGAGGGCGAGCGCGTCCCCTTCGTCCTGACGTGGGGCCGCAGCCACGAGAAGGCCCCGCACCGGCCCGACCCCTTCCACGCCCTCGAGGACACCCTGGAGTTCTGGCGCGACTGGAACCGCGCCGAGACGGTCGAAGGGCACTGGGAGGAGGCCGTCACCCGGTCCCTCGTCGTCCTCAAGGCCATGACGTACGCGCCCACGGGCGGGATAGTGGCCGCCGTCACGACGTCCCTGCCGGAGGAGCTCGGCGGCACCCGGAACTGGGACTACCGGTACTGCTGGCTGCGCGACGCCACCTACACGCTCCAGGCCATGCTGCTCTCGGGCCACCTCGAGGAGGCCGGCGCCTGGCGGGAGTGGCTGCTGCGCACGGTCGCGGGCGACCCGGGTGACCTGCAGATCATGTACGCCCTCGACGGCACCCGACGGCTGCCGGAGATGGAGCTGTCGTGGCTGAAGGGGTACGAGGGGTCCTCGCCGGTGCGCATCGGCAACGAGGCCGCCGGGCAGCTGCAGCTCGACGTCTGGGGCGAGGTCCTCGACAGCCTCTTCCTCGCCCGCCAGGCCGGGCTGGAGAAGGAGGACGACTCCTGGAACCTGCAGAAGGCGCTCATGCACCACCTCGAGGCGCGCTGGCAGGAACCGGACAACGGCCTGTGGGAGATGCGCGGGGACCGCCGCCACTTCACCCACTCCAAGGTCATGGCCTGGGTCGCGGCCGACCGCATGGTGCGCAGCGTCGAGGAGTTCGGGCTGCCCGGCCCGGTCCAGCGCTGGCGCCGGGTGCGCGAGGAGATCCGCGCCGACGTCCTGGCCAACGGCGTCTCGCCGACGACGGGGACCTTCACGCAGAGCTACGGCTCGGACAACCTCGACGCGAGCCTGCTGCTCATCCCGCGCGTCGGGTTCCTGCCCTTCGACGACCCCCGGGTCGTCGCGACCGTCGAGGCGATCCAACGGGACCTCACGCAGGACGGGTTCGTCCTGCGCTACCGCACGGAGGAGTCCTCCGACGGGCTGCCGGGGTCCGAGGGCGTCTTCCTCGCGTGCTCGTTCTGGATGGTCGACGCCCTGCACGGCATCGGACGCAGCGACGAGGCGCGCGCGCTGTTCGAGCGGCTGCTGTCGCTGCGCAACGACGTGGGCCTGCTCGCCGAGGAGTACGACCCCGTCTCGCGTCGTCAGCTCGGGAACTTCCCGCAGGCGTTCAGCCACTTCCCGCTCGTCGTCGCCGCTCACCACCTCACCAGCGGCGGGGGCGAGCGCAGCGACGACGCCGACGGTCACGAGGTCCAGGAGGGGTGA
- a CDS encoding GNAT family N-acetyltransferase, which produces MTVQVRRPVEPEWERWRDLRLRMLADTPEAYAETLETARTLDEAEWRFRVRRTWLPGSFTVVGVEEAGGSADRWVGTMGAYTDPVEGVFLVSVFVDPAHRGGGLADRLLTEVLAWARTAPGASGMKLHVHERNVRAQAFYRRRGFVENGLRVPYVLDPTEEELEMELVFA; this is translated from the coding sequence GTGACCGTGCAGGTGCGCAGGCCCGTGGAGCCCGAGTGGGAGCGCTGGCGCGACCTGCGGCTGCGGATGCTGGCCGACACCCCCGAGGCGTACGCCGAGACGCTCGAGACGGCCCGCACGCTCGACGAGGCGGAGTGGCGGTTCCGGGTGCGACGCACCTGGCTGCCGGGCAGCTTCACGGTGGTCGGCGTCGAGGAGGCGGGCGGTTCGGCGGACCGGTGGGTCGGCACGATGGGCGCCTACACCGACCCGGTCGAGGGCGTCTTCCTCGTCTCCGTCTTCGTCGACCCCGCCCACCGCGGCGGAGGGCTGGCGGACCGGCTGCTCACCGAGGTCCTCGCCTGGGCGCGGACCGCCCCGGGCGCGTCGGGCATGAAGCTGCACGTGCACGAGCGCAACGTGCGGGCCCAGGCGTTCTACCGTCGCCGGGGGTTCGTCGAGAACGGGCTGCGGGTCCCGTACGTGCTGGACCCGACGGAGGAGGAGCTCGAGATGGAGCTGGTCTTCGCCTGA
- a CDS encoding DAK2 domain-containing protein: MKRRVATMTTGAVSPLDELELRHDGHRVEPVAGTRAADLDVRRVLLWWRGFEHQIRTRAEELHGVGPELEDGAAAADAVLRERTPELAGDVFAAIAVGFGATPGLPALLAPWFAEFARSCGRVVGTRDLADGARAGLAAVQRAGGPAPGAGSLVDAMAPAVDALAGADVADVPAVAALNAAYRAAADGTRHTVVDGTVDPGALAVTWFFERGTVV, encoded by the coding sequence GTGAAGCGACGCGTGGCCACGATGACGACGGGCGCGGTGTCGCCCCTGGACGAACTGGAACTGCGCCACGACGGCCACCGGGTCGAACCCGTCGCCGGAACACGCGCGGCCGACCTGGACGTCCGCCGGGTCCTGTTGTGGTGGAGGGGTTTCGAGCACCAGATCCGCACCCGCGCCGAGGAGCTGCACGGCGTCGGCCCGGAACTCGAGGACGGTGCGGCCGCGGCCGACGCGGTGCTGCGCGAACGGACCCCGGAACTCGCCGGCGACGTCTTCGCCGCCATCGCCGTGGGGTTCGGTGCGACGCCCGGCCTGCCGGCGCTCCTGGCCCCCTGGTTCGCCGAGTTCGCCCGGTCGTGCGGCCGCGTCGTCGGCACCCGGGACCTCGCGGACGGGGCCCGGGCGGGACTGGCGGCCGTGCAGCGCGCCGGCGGTCCGGCCCCGGGCGCGGGTTCCCTCGTCGACGCGATGGCCCCCGCCGTCGACGCCCTCGCGGGGGCGGACGTCGCCGACGTCCCGGCCGTCGCCGCCCTCAACGCCGCCTACCGCGCGGCCGCCGACGGCACCCGGCACACCGTCGTCGACGGCACCGTCGATCCGGGGGCGCTCGCCGTGACGTGGTTCTTCGAGCGGGGGACGGTCGTCTGA